One segment of Thermosulfurimonas sp. F29 DNA contains the following:
- a CDS encoding metal-dependent hydrolase produces MQWRNHLHTGFTVGWAVFGNPVAAALAAWGALLPDKLAFGFRRHRDWTHSPLIWLALFLLMRKTAALFDVPPEAVRLALAVPLGALVHVLCDALSRAGVPLLPPGILWIGIPLYRTWDWTEEVVAALVSGAALATVFAGLL; encoded by the coding sequence ATGCAGTGGCGCAACCACCTCCACACCGGGTTCACCGTGGGATGGGCCGTTTTCGGGAATCCGGTGGCGGCGGCGCTGGCCGCCTGGGGCGCCCTCCTCCCCGATAAACTCGCCTTCGGGTTCCGCCGACACCGCGACTGGACACACTCGCCCCTCATCTGGCTGGCTCTCTTCCTCTTGATGCGGAAAACCGCCGCCCTCTTCGACGTCCCACCGGAAGCCGTCCGGTTGGCCCTGGCCGTTCCCCTCGGTGCCCTCGTCCACGTCCTCTGCGATGCCCTCTCCCGCGCCGGGGTGCCCCTTCTCCCGCCGGGAATCCTCTGGATCGGGATACCCCTTTACCGCACCTGGGACTGGACCGAAGAGGTCGTGGCCGCCCTGGTCTCCGGCGCTGCTTTGGCCACAGTCTTCGCCGGACTCCTCTGA
- a CDS encoding GspE/PulE family protein, which produces MRREVPGSIEEFRRVCEEHLQALAQGARFEFVRSVDRTDDDLRDLLLHLIRVCDSAHYWFSRQRTVSDLVFVAYDRREIEPYTDLLAAFLAHLVGARFTNDLQTLLRTVSEGNKQVSRDALDRAMDAYVFSTEGGWTVTPNPFAALLTGARSSRMIVTPPGLYVRFLQHLAGESGDEEPFRVYTMLIPRVFWEDVLREAYLRNASDVHVEFHPRRRTIRVFLRVDGVLRLVREIPDTGVRHDRLVNYLQVLAKANPGDYTGVQDYRIAWRVGPQSVFDVRVSLLPTQTEEGRRAQVCLRLTHARGSGGKRRFVLEDLGFFPATARKLHRFLLRKHGLILVCGPTGSGKNTTVYALLEHLFREPIKIITIEDPVEHVLEAERASLVQITVNPEAEVTFANALRGVLRHDPDVIFVGEVRDEETAREVLRAAVTGHLVITTVHATSVLEAPMRFTHTLGQPADLVASVLRVVLNQRLVRRVCPRCALRVPLNELADRIPALIARYGEKIYIGRTLYWTHEMWRDFLEDLRRSFRVLPAKMIRVPMGVLFAENGAPTPCPDCRGEGFRGRTVLWDLLSTGALFRRMVASGAYDFSRMDELFKDAGAEGVSGETMSQVGWRLVLEGVVSPCEVERHARLRVDALPPDFFGAKQSGSVNDETWWDAPMLDV; this is translated from the coding sequence GTGCGGCGCGAGGTTCCCGGCTCCATTGAGGAGTTTCGCAGGGTTTGCGAGGAACACCTTCAGGCTCTGGCGCAGGGTGCACGGTTCGAGTTCGTTCGGTCCGTGGACCGAACCGACGACGATCTGCGTGATCTCCTGCTTCACCTGATACGGGTATGCGATTCGGCGCACTACTGGTTTTCCAGACAGCGGACGGTGAGCGATCTGGTTTTCGTGGCTTACGACCGGCGGGAGATCGAACCGTATACGGATCTGCTGGCGGCGTTTCTGGCGCATTTGGTCGGGGCACGTTTCACGAACGACCTGCAGACGCTTCTCCGAACCGTGTCGGAAGGGAACAAACAGGTTTCCCGCGATGCTCTGGACCGGGCCATGGACGCTTACGTGTTTTCAACGGAGGGGGGTTGGACGGTGACCCCCAACCCCTTTGCGGCGCTTCTCACGGGGGCACGTTCCTCGCGGATGATCGTGACGCCTCCCGGCCTTTACGTGCGGTTTCTGCAGCACCTGGCCGGGGAAAGCGGCGATGAGGAACCGTTCCGCGTGTACACGATGCTCATCCCCCGTGTGTTCTGGGAGGATGTGCTGCGGGAGGCGTACCTGCGGAACGCGTCGGATGTGCATGTGGAGTTTCATCCCCGGCGGCGCACCATACGGGTGTTCCTGCGTGTGGACGGGGTGTTGCGGCTTGTCAGGGAGATTCCCGACACAGGGGTGCGCCACGATCGGCTGGTGAACTACCTTCAGGTGCTGGCCAAGGCCAATCCGGGGGACTACACGGGGGTTCAGGACTACCGGATCGCCTGGCGCGTCGGGCCGCAGAGTGTGTTCGACGTGCGGGTGTCGCTGCTTCCCACGCAGACGGAGGAAGGCCGTCGGGCGCAGGTCTGTCTGAGGCTCACGCACGCGCGGGGGTCCGGCGGCAAACGTCGGTTCGTCCTGGAGGACTTGGGGTTCTTTCCCGCCACGGCGCGCAAGCTGCACCGGTTTCTCCTACGGAAGCACGGTCTGATTCTGGTGTGCGGTCCCACGGGATCGGGGAAGAACACCACCGTGTACGCCCTCTTGGAACACCTTTTCCGGGAACCGATCAAGATCATCACCATCGAGGATCCGGTGGAACACGTTCTGGAGGCGGAGAGGGCCAGTCTGGTTCAGATTACCGTCAACCCGGAGGCGGAGGTGACCTTTGCGAACGCTTTGCGGGGGGTTTTGCGGCACGATCCCGATGTGATTTTCGTGGGCGAGGTGCGCGACGAAGAGACGGCGCGGGAGGTGCTGCGGGCCGCGGTGACGGGTCACCTGGTGATCACCACGGTGCATGCCACTTCGGTGCTCGAAGCCCCCATGCGGTTCACGCACACGCTGGGGCAGCCCGCGGACCTGGTGGCTTCGGTGCTTCGGGTGGTGCTGAACCAGAGGTTGGTGCGGAGGGTGTGTCCCCGGTGCGCCCTGCGGGTTCCGCTGAATGAGCTGGCCGATCGCATCCCGGCCCTCATCGCCAGGTACGGCGAAAAGATCTACATAGGCCGGACCCTTTACTGGACGCACGAGATGTGGCGGGATTTTCTGGAGGACCTGAGGCGGTCCTTTCGGGTTTTGCCTGCGAAGATGATCAGGGTTCCCATGGGGGTGCTTTTTGCGGAGAACGGTGCACCGACTCCGTGTCCGGACTGCCGCGGGGAGGGGTTCCGCGGTCGCACGGTGCTGTGGGATCTGTTGTCCACGGGGGCACTTTTCCGGCGCATGGTGGCGAGCGGTGCCTACGACTTTTCCCGCATGGACGAGCTTTTCAAAGATGCCGGTGCGGAGGGCGTGTCGGGGGAGACCATGAGCCAGGTGGGATGGCGTCTCGTGCTGGAGGGAGTCGTTTCGCCCTGCGAGGTGGAGCGGCATGCGCGGCTGAGGGTGGACGCGCTTCCGCCGGACTTCTTCGGCGCAAAGCAGTCCGGTTCGGTGAACGACGAAACGTGGTGGGACGCCCCTATGCTCGATGTTTGA
- a CDS encoding DNA topoisomerase codes for MAVLILAEKPSVAQDIAKAFARTLKRDRTHYVVRDPDLLNGEETIITWGYGHLLELKMPEEYDPRLKEWSFQGLPIFPARFEYRPIPKTRQQLQAIRGFVQSGKISRVILATDADREGHLLGILILRYAGWKGPILRFWTSEALTPEVVRRVLQRELRNNDEFRHLYAEGLARQHADWLYGINLTRALTLAADASHPQTPPQRSCRNVYSIGRCQTAVLAILAQREEQIARFVPQPYWLVSARTPWGEAYVVPCPALKNIPELRTSSPTAEETEEETETDPPEHDGSARNRSGTSAPFRFAREEDARATAQTIARLGSARVVSVNRRKQIVPPPRLFSLSELQSEANKLYGFSARKTLDLAQSLYETHKMISYPRTSCPYMASSNANKLARSLKMVGVPDPGQALKRAWSRLINDKAVAEASHHAIVVERLQSAAGKELSPDERKLFELIKARMRAAVDEPAVQETLEVRLRCGDYELVLKRTVLVSPGWKRHYPPGRVPQTAQLKADIRPGRTVSLENVRTERKQTEPPPRYTEGTLVSIMKNAWRLVKDPRLREILKEARGIGTDATRDQIIETLKTRGYVVSRGKTLAVSPKGMACYEAACRLKLSAADPATTAVWEKELAAIGRGQASYDRFVNGIKKLVKTEVDRIVQAVRNQTLNLPSAPTAAPTRSRAPRGRRSLRRQTTRRFRKASSNDR; via the coding sequence ATGGCCGTCTTGATCCTCGCCGAAAAACCCAGCGTCGCCCAGGACATCGCCAAAGCCTTCGCCCGCACCCTGAAACGGGACCGCACCCACTACGTGGTCCGCGATCCCGACCTCCTGAACGGCGAAGAAACCATCATCACCTGGGGATACGGCCACCTCCTCGAACTAAAAATGCCCGAAGAATACGACCCCCGGCTGAAGGAATGGTCCTTTCAGGGACTTCCCATCTTTCCCGCCCGTTTCGAGTACCGCCCCATACCGAAAACCCGTCAGCAGTTGCAGGCCATCCGCGGTTTCGTTCAAAGCGGAAAGATTTCGCGGGTGATTCTGGCCACGGACGCCGACCGGGAGGGACACCTCCTGGGCATACTCATCCTGCGGTATGCGGGCTGGAAGGGACCGATCCTGCGGTTCTGGACCTCGGAGGCCCTTACACCGGAAGTGGTGCGCCGGGTGCTTCAGCGGGAACTTCGCAACAATGACGAGTTTCGTCACCTTTACGCCGAGGGCCTTGCCCGTCAGCACGCCGACTGGCTTTACGGGATCAACCTGACCCGCGCCCTCACTCTGGCCGCGGATGCCTCCCACCCGCAAACACCGCCGCAACGGTCCTGCCGAAACGTGTACTCCATAGGTCGCTGCCAGACCGCCGTGCTCGCCATCCTCGCCCAACGGGAAGAACAAATCGCCCGCTTCGTCCCCCAGCCTTACTGGTTGGTAAGCGCTCGCACACCCTGGGGCGAAGCCTACGTGGTCCCCTGCCCGGCCCTGAAAAACATCCCCGAACTCCGAACCTCCTCACCGACAGCCGAAGAGACCGAAGAGGAAACCGAAACGGATCCCCCGGAACATGACGGTTCGGCGCGGAACCGCTCCGGGACCTCCGCGCCCTTCCGGTTCGCCCGCGAGGAGGACGCCCGCGCTACGGCTCAAACCATCGCCCGCCTCGGCTCCGCCCGTGTCGTCTCCGTCAACCGCCGCAAACAAATCGTCCCCCCGCCGCGGCTCTTCTCCCTCTCGGAACTCCAGTCCGAGGCCAACAAGCTCTACGGGTTCTCCGCCCGTAAAACCCTCGACCTGGCTCAGTCCCTCTACGAAACACACAAGATGATCTCCTACCCCCGCACGTCCTGCCCTTACATGGCCTCCTCCAACGCGAACAAACTGGCCCGGTCCCTCAAGATGGTCGGTGTTCCCGACCCCGGACAGGCTCTCAAGCGGGCCTGGTCCCGCCTGATCAACGACAAAGCCGTGGCCGAAGCCTCTCACCACGCCATCGTGGTTGAACGCCTCCAAAGCGCAGCGGGGAAGGAACTTTCCCCGGACGAACGTAAGCTCTTCGAACTGATCAAGGCCCGCATGCGTGCTGCTGTGGACGAACCCGCCGTCCAGGAAACTCTGGAGGTTCGCCTGCGCTGCGGCGACTACGAACTGGTTCTCAAACGCACCGTGCTCGTCTCCCCCGGTTGGAAACGCCACTACCCGCCCGGACGCGTTCCGCAAACCGCTCAGCTGAAGGCAGACATCCGTCCCGGCCGAACCGTTTCCCTCGAAAACGTTCGCACCGAGCGCAAACAGACCGAACCCCCGCCGCGCTACACCGAGGGAACCCTGGTCTCGATCATGAAGAACGCTTGGCGTCTGGTCAAGGATCCCCGCCTGCGTGAAATTCTGAAGGAAGCACGGGGGATCGGCACGGACGCCACGCGGGACCAGATCATCGAAACCCTCAAGACGCGCGGTTACGTCGTCTCCCGCGGGAAGACCCTTGCGGTTTCCCCGAAGGGTATGGCCTGTTACGAGGCCGCGTGTCGCCTGAAGCTCTCCGCCGCGGATCCCGCCACCACCGCCGTCTGGGAGAAAGAGCTCGCCGCCATCGGCCGGGGGCAGGCCTCTTACGACCGCTTCGTCAACGGAATCAAGAAGCTGGTGAAAACCGAGGTGGACCGCATCGTTCAGGCCGTGCGGAACCAAACCCTGAACCTTCCCTCGGCACCCACCGCGGCCCCAACGCGCTCCCGCGCTCCGCGCGGACGACGTTCCCTTCGACGACAAACCACACGCCGGTTTCGCAAAGCGTCCTCGAACGACCGCTGA
- a CDS encoding type IV secretory system conjugative DNA transfer family protein — protein sequence MGLKPERTHLGTTRPEEWRARRRTAELLLPLAALIPALAGIALRTPELGLLPFAGLLGYASYARKREPRPLFTVERKKNDPRYPLGLVPFVHLGRTAEGWDLIIPFDKLTRHFLILGTTGAGKTTLIRKLLYSVMHVGGGATFVDGKSDTKDTFEVFCQLVEECDRRDDFLVLNFLDPRQSNTFNPLLRGDADALTEICANFLPEVSGDGQYWQQRGLVLMRSVLTILVWLRDHDDRGRYKPLYRPFTFWDVKEALSLRNVLRFADMVRNNIIPEKDEFGVPVGQRLISYLDQLGPWEKLLDQMKKQAGGADSQEMDDADVSLETEQVVKQHGFAAQQWDAALDLLGGTYGAITATRNPDIDMLDVIKNSRILYVLLPSLGKSEATLQQMGKMILAVIKIALNELLGKTVVGEAKEIERQVRRVRPLLPHVCILDEYGSYAVKGFSTVLAQARSLNYAVGISAQELGRLMRDQAEGEALVANTNIKIFMKIEDKKTAEIAIERSGKEWKLVPGSVRREQGFLGLARDEVPESWSVQERDRLRILDLTALGPGQAYLIYEDRLVPFRVPFMEGRKVKSLGLLKPVKVLPLPENREDNTEPSASEAPSTANRTATGELEKTETATSEKSDTLVRDLWEWFRRNYTGRVPLGSPEVFREVLRLLENRTLYLARLFELRAPTARQVFARNAAGTSRVDARIRQILEQERTRLADRLTVNPADLVKPTRTALRIIEEARRLPERLATGA from the coding sequence ATGGGTCTCAAACCGGAGCGCACGCATTTGGGGACGACCCGTCCGGAAGAATGGCGCGCACGGCGCCGTACCGCCGAACTGTTGCTCCCGCTGGCCGCCCTCATTCCCGCCCTCGCCGGGATAGCCCTCCGCACCCCTGAGCTCGGCCTGCTTCCCTTCGCGGGACTCCTGGGATACGCCTCCTACGCCCGCAAACGGGAACCCCGTCCCCTCTTCACCGTCGAACGCAAGAAGAACGACCCCCGCTACCCCTTGGGACTGGTTCCCTTCGTGCACCTGGGACGAACCGCCGAGGGATGGGATCTCATCATCCCCTTCGACAAGCTCACCCGCCACTTTCTCATACTGGGTACCACCGGAGCGGGAAAAACCACCCTCATACGCAAACTGCTCTACTCCGTCATGCACGTGGGCGGCGGTGCCACCTTCGTGGACGGAAAATCCGACACCAAGGACACCTTCGAGGTCTTCTGCCAGCTGGTGGAGGAATGCGACCGCCGGGACGACTTTCTGGTGCTCAACTTCTTGGACCCCCGGCAGTCCAACACCTTCAATCCCCTTCTGCGCGGAGACGCCGACGCCCTCACGGAAATATGCGCCAACTTCCTGCCGGAGGTCTCCGGCGACGGTCAATACTGGCAACAGCGCGGACTCGTCCTCATGAGAAGCGTGCTCACCATCCTGGTCTGGCTCCGCGACCACGACGACCGGGGCCGTTACAAACCCCTCTACCGCCCCTTCACCTTCTGGGACGTCAAGGAAGCCCTCAGCCTGAGAAACGTCCTCCGGTTCGCGGACATGGTCCGCAACAACATCATCCCGGAGAAAGACGAATTCGGTGTTCCCGTGGGTCAGCGCCTCATTTCGTATCTGGATCAGCTGGGACCCTGGGAAAAACTGCTCGACCAGATGAAGAAACAGGCGGGAGGCGCGGATTCGCAGGAGATGGACGACGCAGACGTGAGCCTTGAAACGGAACAGGTGGTGAAGCAGCACGGGTTCGCCGCTCAGCAGTGGGACGCCGCCCTCGACCTCCTCGGAGGAACCTACGGCGCCATAACCGCCACGCGAAACCCCGACATAGACATGCTGGACGTGATCAAAAACTCCCGCATCCTCTACGTGCTCCTTCCCTCGCTGGGGAAATCGGAAGCCACTCTCCAGCAGATGGGCAAGATGATCCTCGCCGTGATCAAGATCGCCCTCAACGAGCTTCTGGGAAAAACCGTGGTGGGCGAGGCCAAGGAGATCGAACGTCAGGTGCGGCGGGTGCGCCCCCTTCTGCCGCATGTATGCATCCTCGACGAATACGGTTCGTACGCCGTGAAGGGGTTTTCCACCGTGCTGGCCCAGGCGCGGTCCCTGAACTACGCCGTGGGCATCTCCGCCCAGGAACTGGGCCGTCTCATGCGGGATCAGGCCGAAGGCGAAGCCCTGGTGGCCAACACCAACATCAAAATCTTCATGAAGATCGAGGACAAGAAGACCGCCGAGATAGCCATCGAACGAAGCGGCAAGGAATGGAAGCTCGTTCCCGGTTCGGTCCGACGGGAACAAGGATTTCTGGGTCTTGCGCGCGACGAGGTCCCTGAATCCTGGTCCGTCCAAGAACGGGATCGCCTGCGTATCCTGGACCTTACCGCCCTCGGTCCCGGTCAGGCCTACCTCATATACGAGGACCGCCTCGTGCCCTTCCGGGTGCCCTTCATGGAAGGCCGCAAAGTCAAAAGCCTCGGCCTACTCAAGCCCGTGAAAGTCCTCCCCCTCCCGGAAAACCGAGAGGACAACACCGAACCCTCCGCGTCCGAGGCCCCGTCAACCGCGAACCGAACCGCAACCGGAGAACTCGAAAAGACCGAAACCGCAACCTCCGAAAAAAGCGACACCCTCGTGCGTGACCTGTGGGAGTGGTTCCGGCGAAACTACACGGGACGGGTTCCGTTGGGTTCCCCTGAAGTTTTTCGGGAGGTGCTCCGTCTCTTGGAGAACAGAACGCTTTATCTGGCGCGGCTTTTCGAGCTTCGGGCTCCGACCGCACGCCAGGTGTTCGCGCGCAACGCCGCGGGCACCTCCCGCGTGGATGCCCGCATCCGCCAAATCCTGGAACAGGAACGGACCCGGCTTGCGGACCGCCTCACCGTGAACCCCGCCGACCTGGTGAAACCCACCCGAACCGCCCTCCGCATCATCGAAGAGGCGCGTCGTCTCCCCGAACGCCTGGCAACCGGCGCCTGA